A single region of the Musa acuminata AAA Group cultivar baxijiao chromosome BXJ1-11, Cavendish_Baxijiao_AAA, whole genome shotgun sequence genome encodes:
- the LOC135597282 gene encoding ATP synthase subunit beta, mitochondrial-like isoform X5 translates to MASRRILASLLRASARRSPATRHHSPTPFARISSRPSPTGFLLSRAVDYATSAASAAPAPSAPPPKAAAAPSGKITDEFAGAGAIGQVCQVIGAVVDVRFDEGLPPILTALEVFDHSIRLVLEVAQHLGENMVRTIAIYGTEGLVRGQRVLNTGSPITIYKPMAMQQESQGSRW, encoded by the exons ATGGCCTCCCGCCGGATCCTCGCCTCGCTCCTCCGCGCCTCCGCTCGCCGATCTCCGGCGACGAGACACCATTCTCCTACCCCCTTTGCCCGCATCTCTTCCCGCCCCTCCCCCACCGGGTTCCTCCTCTCCCGTGCCGTCGACTACGCCACATCTGCCGCCTCCGCCGCCCCTGCCCCCTCGGCCCCGCCGCCGAAGGCCGCGGCTGCACCCAGTGGAAAAATCACCGACGAGTTCGCCGGGGCTGGCGCCATTGGCCAGGTCTGCCAGGTGATCGGCGCCGTCGTTGACGTCCGCTTCGATGAGGGGTTGCCTCCCATCTTGACCGCCCTCGAGGTCTTTGACCACTCGATCCGGCTGGTGCTGGAGGTGGCGCAGCACCTGGGGGAGAACATGGTGCGGACGATCGCCATATATGGGACCGAGGGGCTTGTTCGAGGGCAGAGGGTTCTGAACACTGGCTCCCCGATCACT ATTTACAAACCCATGGCAATGCAACAAGAGAGCCAAG GTAGCCGTTGGTAG
- the LOC135597282 gene encoding ATP synthase subunit beta, mitochondrial-like isoform X2, translating into MASRRILASLLRASARRSPATRHHSPTPFARISSRPSPTGFLLSRAVDYATSAASAAPAPSAPPPKAAAAPSGKITDEFAGAGAIGQVCQVIGAVVDVRFDEGLPPILTALEVFDHSIRLVLEVAQHLGENMVRTIAIYGTEGLVRGQRVLNTGSPITVAVGRATLGRIINVIGEPIDEKGEIKTNHFLPIHREAHKSRQQNSRFLLLESKYIYLLYSNKLICVLLFPVFNQHILSACHSSRCLIWA; encoded by the exons ATGGCCTCCCGCCGGATCCTCGCCTCGCTCCTCCGCGCCTCCGCTCGCCGATCTCCGGCGACGAGACACCATTCTCCTACCCCCTTTGCCCGCATCTCTTCCCGCCCCTCCCCCACCGGGTTCCTCCTCTCCCGTGCCGTCGACTACGCCACATCTGCCGCCTCCGCCGCCCCTGCCCCCTCGGCCCCGCCGCCGAAGGCCGCGGCTGCACCCAGTGGAAAAATCACCGACGAGTTCGCCGGGGCTGGCGCCATTGGCCAGGTCTGCCAGGTGATCGGCGCCGTCGTTGACGTCCGCTTCGATGAGGGGTTGCCTCCCATCTTGACCGCCCTCGAGGTCTTTGACCACTCGATCCGGCTGGTGCTGGAGGTGGCGCAGCACCTGGGGGAGAACATGGTGCGGACGATCGCCATATATGGGACCGAGGGGCTTGTTCGAGGGCAGAGGGTTCTGAACACTGGCTCCCCGATCACT GTAGCCGTTGGTAGGGCCACCCTTGGGCGAATCATAAATGTTATTGGTGAACCTATTGATGAGAAGGGTGAAATAA AGACCAACCACTTCCTTCCCATCCATCGTGAAGCACACAAAAGCAGGCAACAGAACAGCAGATTCTTGTTACTGGAATCAAAGTACATATATCTTCTATATTCCAATAAACTGATCTGTGTGCTCCTTTTTCCAGTCTTTAACCAGCACATCCT
- the LOC135597282 gene encoding ATP synthase subunit beta, mitochondrial-like isoform X1: MASRRILASLLRASARRSPATRHHSPTPFARISSRPSPTGFLLSRAVDYATSAASAAPAPSAPPPKAAAAPSGKITDEFAGAGAIGQVCQVIGAVVDVRFDEGLPPILTALEVFDHSIRLVLEVAQHLGENMVRTIAIYGTEGLVRGQRVLNTGSPITVAVGRATLGRIINVIGEPIDEKGEIKTNHFLPIHREAHKSRQQNSRFLLLESKSTAWQSSETELKQFHRLSGAVAPPSLAQRLSPGWCHHWPRNLGPNGLIHSAQFGSVKGPIAPRLS, translated from the exons ATGGCCTCCCGCCGGATCCTCGCCTCGCTCCTCCGCGCCTCCGCTCGCCGATCTCCGGCGACGAGACACCATTCTCCTACCCCCTTTGCCCGCATCTCTTCCCGCCCCTCCCCCACCGGGTTCCTCCTCTCCCGTGCCGTCGACTACGCCACATCTGCCGCCTCCGCCGCCCCTGCCCCCTCGGCCCCGCCGCCGAAGGCCGCGGCTGCACCCAGTGGAAAAATCACCGACGAGTTCGCCGGGGCTGGCGCCATTGGCCAGGTCTGCCAGGTGATCGGCGCCGTCGTTGACGTCCGCTTCGATGAGGGGTTGCCTCCCATCTTGACCGCCCTCGAGGTCTTTGACCACTCGATCCGGCTGGTGCTGGAGGTGGCGCAGCACCTGGGGGAGAACATGGTGCGGACGATCGCCATATATGGGACCGAGGGGCTTGTTCGAGGGCAGAGGGTTCTGAACACTGGCTCCCCGATCACT GTAGCCGTTGGTAGGGCCACCCTTGGGCGAATCATAAATGTTATTGGTGAACCTATTGATGAGAAGGGTGAAATAA AGACCAACCACTTCCTTCCCATCCATCGTGAAGCACACAAAAGCAGGCAACAGAACAGCAGATTCTTGTTACTGGAATCAAA gtcaaccgcctggcagagctcggagaccgagctcaagcagttccaccgcttgtcaggggcggttgcaccgcccagcctagctcagagactgagccctgggtggtgccaccactggccaagaaatctgggtccgaatgggctgatccattcggcccaatttgggtctgtcaagggcccaattgccccaagattaagttaa
- the LOC135597282 gene encoding ATP synthase subunit beta, mitochondrial-like isoform X4, giving the protein MASRRILASLLRASARRSPATRHHSPTPFARISSRPSPTGFLLSRAVDYATSAASAAPAPSAPPPKAAAAPSGKITDEFAGAGAIGQVCQVIGAVVDVRFDEGLPPILTALEVFDHSIRLVLEVAQHLGENMVRTIAIYGTEGLVRGQRVLNTGSPITVAVGRATLGRIINVIGEPIDEKGEISQLVTLRDV; this is encoded by the exons ATGGCCTCCCGCCGGATCCTCGCCTCGCTCCTCCGCGCCTCCGCTCGCCGATCTCCGGCGACGAGACACCATTCTCCTACCCCCTTTGCCCGCATCTCTTCCCGCCCCTCCCCCACCGGGTTCCTCCTCTCCCGTGCCGTCGACTACGCCACATCTGCCGCCTCCGCCGCCCCTGCCCCCTCGGCCCCGCCGCCGAAGGCCGCGGCTGCACCCAGTGGAAAAATCACCGACGAGTTCGCCGGGGCTGGCGCCATTGGCCAGGTCTGCCAGGTGATCGGCGCCGTCGTTGACGTCCGCTTCGATGAGGGGTTGCCTCCCATCTTGACCGCCCTCGAGGTCTTTGACCACTCGATCCGGCTGGTGCTGGAGGTGGCGCAGCACCTGGGGGAGAACATGGTGCGGACGATCGCCATATATGGGACCGAGGGGCTTGTTCGAGGGCAGAGGGTTCTGAACACTGGCTCCCCGATCACT GTAGCCGTTGGTAGGGCCACCCTTGGGCGAATCATAAATGTTATTGGTGAACCTATTGATGAGAAGGGTGAAATAA
- the LOC135597282 gene encoding ATP synthase subunit beta, mitochondrial-like isoform X3: protein MASRRILASLLRASARRSPATRHHSPTPFARISSRPSPTGFLLSRAVDYATSAASAAPAPSAPPPKAAAAPSGKITDEFAGAGAIGQVCQVIGAVVDVRFDEGLPPILTALEVFDHSIRLVLEVAQHLGENMVRTIAIYGTEGLVRGQRVLNTGSPITVAVGRATLGRIINVIGEPIDEKGEIKTNHFLPIHREAHKSRQQNSRFLLLESKSACHSSRCLIWA, encoded by the exons ATGGCCTCCCGCCGGATCCTCGCCTCGCTCCTCCGCGCCTCCGCTCGCCGATCTCCGGCGACGAGACACCATTCTCCTACCCCCTTTGCCCGCATCTCTTCCCGCCCCTCCCCCACCGGGTTCCTCCTCTCCCGTGCCGTCGACTACGCCACATCTGCCGCCTCCGCCGCCCCTGCCCCCTCGGCCCCGCCGCCGAAGGCCGCGGCTGCACCCAGTGGAAAAATCACCGACGAGTTCGCCGGGGCTGGCGCCATTGGCCAGGTCTGCCAGGTGATCGGCGCCGTCGTTGACGTCCGCTTCGATGAGGGGTTGCCTCCCATCTTGACCGCCCTCGAGGTCTTTGACCACTCGATCCGGCTGGTGCTGGAGGTGGCGCAGCACCTGGGGGAGAACATGGTGCGGACGATCGCCATATATGGGACCGAGGGGCTTGTTCGAGGGCAGAGGGTTCTGAACACTGGCTCCCCGATCACT GTAGCCGTTGGTAGGGCCACCCTTGGGCGAATCATAAATGTTATTGGTGAACCTATTGATGAGAAGGGTGAAATAA AGACCAACCACTTCCTTCCCATCCATCGTGAAGCACACAAAAGCAGGCAACAGAACAGCAGATTCTTGTTACTGGAATCAAA